From a single Alloactinosynnema sp. L-07 genomic region:
- a CDS encoding MFS transporter: MTEPTGRIAAMLGPAASRGGVAFLGIGLVDAIGTGLYLAGSALFFTMVIGLSTAQVGIGLSVAGVLGLAAQPAIGWLADRWGPKRILMALNLYRAAGFTAYVMVDDFTGFIVVAAALGVGEQAVFPIYQALAEQLVGPEKRVAMMARMRVVFNVGFTLGALLTTVAVAIGTRWAFNAIILGNAASFVVAAALLWRIRLHGEETKVAKKSPLRLVALRDARYMAVAAVNGVLVLHISLLGIAVPLWATQHTSAPKPVVGVLLVVNTVLAVLFQVRASKGTETVGGSVRAMRIAGAALVACCALLAFAPRVESTPLLVGVLILGVVALTAGELYQSAGGWGLSYALAPNRSRAEYLATFNLGSSAQFVLGPSLVTVAVLGNGATGWLVLGACFAAAAAAVGPLAKAAESRTQLTESAEPDAVPA; the protein is encoded by the coding sequence ATGACTGAGCCCACCGGCCGCATAGCGGCGATGCTCGGCCCCGCCGCCAGCCGCGGCGGCGTCGCGTTCCTGGGCATCGGCCTGGTCGACGCCATCGGCACCGGCCTCTACCTGGCCGGTTCGGCGCTGTTCTTCACCATGGTGATCGGGCTGTCCACCGCGCAGGTCGGCATCGGCCTGTCCGTCGCGGGCGTGCTCGGCCTCGCCGCCCAGCCCGCCATCGGCTGGCTCGCCGACCGCTGGGGACCCAAGCGGATCCTCATGGCCCTCAACCTGTACCGGGCCGCGGGCTTCACCGCGTACGTGATGGTCGACGACTTCACCGGCTTCATCGTCGTGGCCGCCGCCCTGGGCGTGGGCGAGCAGGCCGTGTTCCCCATCTACCAGGCACTCGCCGAACAACTCGTCGGACCCGAGAAGCGGGTGGCGATGATGGCGCGGATGCGTGTGGTGTTCAACGTCGGCTTCACCCTGGGGGCGCTGCTGACCACCGTCGCCGTCGCCATCGGCACGCGGTGGGCGTTCAACGCGATCATCCTGGGCAACGCCGCCTCGTTCGTCGTCGCCGCCGCCCTGCTGTGGCGAATCCGCCTGCACGGCGAGGAAACCAAGGTCGCCAAGAAGTCCCCCCTGCGCCTGGTCGCCCTACGCGACGCGCGGTACATGGCGGTCGCCGCGGTCAACGGGGTGCTGGTGCTGCACATCTCGCTGCTGGGCATCGCGGTGCCGCTGTGGGCCACCCAGCACACCTCAGCGCCCAAGCCGGTGGTCGGTGTCCTGCTCGTGGTCAACACCGTGCTAGCCGTGCTGTTCCAGGTGCGCGCGTCGAAGGGCACCGAAACCGTCGGGGGCAGCGTGCGCGCCATGCGGATCGCGGGCGCCGCCCTCGTGGCGTGCTGCGCGCTGCTTGCGTTCGCGCCGCGCGTGGAGTCCACGCCGCTCCTGGTGGGCGTGCTGATCCTCGGCGTCGTCGCGCTGACGGCGGGGGAGCTGTATCAGTCGGCGGGCGGATGGGGCCTGTCCTACGCGTTGGCCCCCAACCGTTCCCGCGCGGAGTACCTGGCGACGTTCAACCTCGGGTCCAGCGCCCAGTTCGTCCTCGGCCCCAGCCTGGTGACGGTCGCGGTCCTCGGCAACGGCGCCACCGGTTGGCTGGTCCTGGGCGCCTGCTTCGCCGCGGCCGCCGCCGCGGTCGGACCACTGGCGAAAGCCGCGGAGTCTCGCACTCAACTGACAGAGAGCGCCGAGCCGGACGCGGTCCCAGCCTGA
- a CDS encoding ABC transporter ATP-binding protein, which produces MRYGTTDVLHGVDFSVKRGEVLTLLGPNGAGKTTTIEILEGFRRRSAGEVRVLGVDPSNGDEAWRARLGVVLQSWRDHAKWQVRELLANQGSLYRPYSTPAISRPRDTDELLAAVGLTKHAEKKVGQLSGGQRRRLDVAIGIVGRPEVLFLDEPTAGFDPEARREFHELVRALAEDDDTTILLTTHDLDEAEKLADRIVILTKGRIVADGTAEELARLVETGAEVKWILDGTRHSQRTDTPTRFVRDLFDRHGDTVSGLEVHRPTLEDTYLTMVQAEESGHGQADLSALTTTRTEVMR; this is translated from the coding sequence ATGCGCTATGGCACGACCGACGTGCTCCACGGGGTCGATTTCAGCGTCAAGCGCGGTGAGGTGCTGACACTGCTCGGCCCGAACGGTGCGGGTAAGACGACGACCATCGAGATCCTGGAGGGGTTTCGACGGAGGTCGGCCGGGGAAGTGCGTGTCCTCGGTGTGGACCCGTCGAACGGAGACGAGGCGTGGCGGGCGCGGCTTGGTGTGGTGCTGCAGTCCTGGCGTGACCACGCCAAGTGGCAGGTGCGGGAGCTGCTGGCCAACCAGGGCTCGCTGTACCGGCCGTACTCCACCCCGGCGATCAGCAGGCCGCGCGACACCGACGAGCTCCTAGCCGCGGTCGGGCTGACCAAGCACGCGGAGAAGAAGGTGGGCCAGCTGTCCGGCGGGCAGCGGCGCAGGCTCGACGTCGCCATCGGGATCGTCGGCAGGCCGGAGGTGCTGTTCCTCGACGAACCCACCGCGGGGTTCGACCCCGAGGCGCGTCGGGAGTTCCACGAGTTGGTCCGCGCCCTGGCGGAGGACGACGACACCACCATCCTGCTGACCACCCACGACCTCGACGAGGCCGAGAAGCTCGCCGACCGCATCGTGATCCTGACCAAGGGCCGGATCGTCGCGGACGGCACCGCCGAAGAGCTGGCGCGGCTCGTGGAGACCGGTGCCGAGGTCAAGTGGATCCTCGACGGCACCAGGCATTCCCAGCGCACAGATACCCCGACCCGGTTCGTCCGGGACCTGTTCGACCGTCACGGCGACACCGTCAGCGGCCTCGAAGTACACCGTCCCACCCTGGAGGACACCTACCTGACCATGGTCCAAGCCGAGGAATCCGGCCACGGCCAGGCCGATCTCAGCGCACTCACCACCACCCGAACCGAGGTCATGCGATGA
- a CDS encoding cytochrome P450, translated as MSQTATVDLSDPGAFVPAPPHAEWARMREEPTLPWQDRDGLPGFYSVTRHDHTKAVLRDSKTYSSEWGMTLDTAFGAKDPAAGLMIELTDPPRHARLRKLVTAVITPQFVAGLEPVIRGHATRLVTAALADGEVDAVAALTAPMPRLTIGSILGIPEADQTHVAELASQAITGSDGTPDADLAHRRRCSETANNDLLLYFVEVTEDPGRLDPGGLVRRLIDIELDGARLTPDEVLLNCLNLAIGGYETTKNAVAAGLAALCERPGSWEWLRADHDRVAPMIEEVLRYETPAMHLIRTVTAPTNLGGTELSEGDTVCVWLSAANRDPRVFDAPEEFRADRAPNNHLAFTIGPHFCLGAVLARMEMRSLFVELLSRVERVVALSPMARRPSNFIAGIDSLRVDLRG; from the coding sequence ATGAGCCAGACCGCCACCGTCGACCTGTCCGATCCCGGCGCGTTCGTGCCCGCACCGCCGCACGCGGAGTGGGCACGGATGCGCGAGGAACCCACGCTGCCATGGCAGGACCGCGACGGGCTGCCCGGCTTCTACTCGGTCACCCGCCACGACCACACCAAAGCCGTGCTGCGCGACTCGAAGACCTACAGCTCCGAGTGGGGCATGACGCTGGACACCGCGTTCGGCGCCAAGGACCCCGCGGCCGGGCTGATGATCGAGCTGACCGACCCGCCCCGGCACGCCCGGCTGCGCAAACTGGTCACCGCCGTGATCACCCCCCAGTTCGTCGCGGGTCTGGAGCCGGTCATCCGCGGCCACGCCACCCGGCTCGTCACCGCCGCGCTGGCCGACGGCGAGGTCGACGCGGTAGCCGCGCTCACCGCGCCGATGCCCCGGCTGACCATCGGATCGATCCTGGGCATCCCCGAAGCCGACCAGACCCACGTCGCCGAGCTGGCCAGCCAGGCGATCACCGGAAGCGACGGCACCCCCGACGCCGACCTCGCACACCGCCGCCGGTGCAGCGAGACCGCCAACAACGACCTGCTGCTCTACTTCGTCGAGGTGACCGAGGACCCTGGCCGCCTCGACCCCGGCGGACTCGTCCGCAGGCTGATCGACATCGAACTCGACGGCGCCCGCCTCACCCCCGACGAAGTCCTGCTCAACTGTCTCAACCTCGCCATCGGCGGCTACGAGACGACCAAGAACGCCGTCGCCGCCGGGCTCGCCGCGCTGTGCGAGCGCCCCGGCAGCTGGGAGTGGCTGCGCGCCGACCACGACCGCGTCGCCCCGATGATCGAGGAAGTCCTGCGCTACGAGACCCCGGCGATGCACCTGATCCGCACCGTCACCGCGCCCACAAACCTGGGTGGCACCGAACTGTCCGAAGGGGACACGGTGTGCGTGTGGCTGTCCGCGGCCAACCGCGACCCGCGGGTGTTCGACGCGCCGGAGGAGTTCCGCGCGGACCGCGCGCCCAACAACCACCTCGCCTTCACCATCGGCCCGCACTTCTGCCTCGGCGCGGTGCTGGCCCGGATGGAGATGCGGTCGCTGTTCGTCGAACTGCTCTCCCGTGTCGAGCGGGTTGTCGCGCTGTCACCCATGGCGCGCAGGCCCTCGAACTTCATCGCGGGCATCGACAGCCTGCGCGTCGACCTGCGCGGCTGA
- a CDS encoding ATP-grasp domain-containing protein: MATFIPPARTVMVGYGKMLLNTMNPYLPPGSVVVVEDPDIIVKRDVHNDFAALPCVGSVVAARYHRGEDYVEAVEAHLGDAPVEMVLPGLEYGVRGAATLAQRWGLPGATAAAADRLTDKLRLREAANAGGLRNPEWTEVFGPGDVRAFADGEPVVLKPANRHASLGVQILPAGADIDAAWATTVAAQDSLMLPDIDLDWRYAAERVVTGHEYSVEVLVQRGAIVFRNVTDKLTMPGRHPVELGHVLPAPIPADLLAAFDDAMASLVKAIGFSDGVLHAEWIADADGPVLIECAGRVPGDSIVTLIDVAYGGDLVKAMVSVLSGREPALPTGAPMGAAIRFLTVEPGTVDRVDGLAAAQAAFGVLRAGVTVGPGDTVAPTRSSWDRVGDVVATGADATAARAAAWAAAETITVVTTGAES, from the coding sequence ATGGCCACGTTCATCCCGCCTGCCCGCACCGTCATGGTGGGCTACGGCAAGATGCTGCTCAACACGATGAACCCGTATCTGCCGCCGGGCAGCGTCGTGGTCGTCGAGGATCCCGACATCATCGTCAAGCGCGATGTGCACAACGACTTCGCCGCGCTGCCGTGCGTCGGCTCGGTCGTCGCCGCCCGCTACCACCGCGGCGAGGACTACGTCGAAGCTGTCGAGGCACACCTCGGCGACGCCCCGGTCGAGATGGTGCTGCCCGGCCTGGAGTACGGCGTGCGCGGCGCGGCCACCTTGGCGCAGCGGTGGGGCCTGCCCGGCGCGACCGCCGCCGCCGCGGACCGGCTCACCGACAAGCTGCGGCTGCGCGAGGCCGCCAACGCGGGCGGCCTGCGCAATCCAGAGTGGACGGAGGTGTTCGGGCCCGGGGACGTGCGCGCGTTCGCCGACGGGGAACCGGTGGTCCTCAAACCGGCGAACCGGCACGCGTCGCTTGGCGTGCAGATCCTGCCCGCGGGCGCCGACATCGACGCCGCGTGGGCGACCACCGTCGCCGCGCAGGACAGCCTGATGCTGCCCGACATCGACCTGGACTGGCGCTACGCCGCCGAGCGGGTCGTGACCGGCCACGAGTACAGCGTGGAGGTCCTCGTCCAGCGCGGCGCCATCGTCTTCCGCAACGTCACCGACAAACTCACCATGCCCGGCCGCCACCCCGTCGAACTGGGCCATGTGCTGCCCGCGCCGATCCCGGCCGACCTGCTCGCCGCGTTCGACGACGCCATGGCGAGCCTGGTCAAGGCCATCGGCTTCAGCGACGGCGTACTGCACGCCGAGTGGATCGCCGACGCCGACGGCCCGGTCCTCATCGAGTGCGCGGGCCGCGTGCCCGGCGACTCGATCGTCACCCTGATCGACGTGGCCTACGGCGGCGACCTGGTCAAGGCGATGGTGAGCGTGCTCTCCGGCCGCGAACCCGCGCTGCCGACCGGCGCCCCGATGGGCGCCGCCATCCGGTTCCTCACCGTCGAACCCGGCACCGTCGACCGCGTCGACGGGCTGGCCGCCGCCCAGGCCGCGTTCGGCGTCTTGCGCGCTGGGGTCACCGTCGGCCCGGGCGACACCGTCGCCCCGACCCGCTCGTCGTGGGACCGCGTCGGCGACGTCGTCGCCACCGGCGCGGACGCGACCGCCGCCCGCGCCGCCGCGTGGGCCGCGGCCGAGACCATCACCGTCGTCACCACTGGAGCCGAATCATGA
- a CDS encoding ABC transporter permease: MSNAVPTAVRTGMSAGWIEIRQSFSNAQDIVGMLFIPIVLLVVAIFMRDSTVDGTSFSLASMTLPSLLGMTLAFNGLQGVAFTLLMEREDGTLLRAKASPNGMLAYLIDKILQSSAGAVITVLLILIPGIFLFDGLVLDQPGAWLTLAWVVVLGLLATMPFGAILGSLLGNPRAIGVLMFPLLVLIGISGIFYPMAQAPEWLQWIAQVFPIYWLGLGMRSALLPDTMAVVEIGESWRYWETFGVLGIWAVLGLVLAPIVLRKMAAGESGSAVAERRIKAMQ, encoded by the coding sequence ATGAGCAACGCCGTACCGACCGCGGTGCGCACCGGAATGTCCGCGGGCTGGATCGAGATCCGACAGTCCTTCTCCAACGCCCAGGACATCGTGGGCATGCTCTTCATCCCGATCGTCCTGCTCGTGGTCGCCATCTTCATGCGCGACTCGACGGTCGACGGCACGAGCTTCTCCCTGGCGTCGATGACCCTGCCGAGCCTGCTCGGCATGACCCTGGCGTTCAACGGTCTGCAGGGGGTCGCCTTCACCCTGTTGATGGAACGTGAGGACGGCACGCTGCTGCGGGCCAAGGCCTCGCCGAACGGGATGTTGGCCTACCTGATCGACAAGATCCTGCAGTCCTCCGCGGGTGCGGTGATCACCGTCCTGCTCATCCTCATTCCTGGCATCTTCCTTTTCGACGGCCTGGTGCTGGACCAACCGGGCGCTTGGCTGACCCTGGCGTGGGTCGTGGTCCTCGGTCTGCTGGCGACCATGCCCTTCGGGGCCATTCTCGGCTCCCTGCTTGGCAATCCCCGGGCGATCGGGGTGCTGATGTTCCCGCTGCTCGTGCTCATCGGCATCTCCGGCATCTTCTACCCGATGGCGCAGGCGCCGGAGTGGCTGCAGTGGATCGCCCAGGTGTTCCCGATCTACTGGCTGGGGCTGGGCATGCGGTCGGCCTTGTTGCCCGACACCATGGCCGTGGTCGAGATCGGCGAGTCCTGGCGCTACTGGGAGACCTTCGGTGTCCTCGGAATCTGGGCCGTCCTCGGCCTGGTCCTGGCACCGATAGTGCTCCGCAAGATGGCGGCCGGGGAATCGGGCTCAGCCGTCGCCGAACGCCGCATCAAGGCCATGCAGTAA
- a CDS encoding SIS domain-containing protein, whose amino-acid sequence MFSGMGCSAIVSDVTGIFLNAADSGLEVHVFNDYEFPYLIPRSVVDDEGTLFIISSYSGHSEEPIRVLRALEGKYHRTLLLTSGGRLADLGRQLGVSIARWELSEPDREYPLFHVGQYFAILLDMFLRLKLIGQDHRAEVAALPDRLSTDFTPVHRELARTAASRSRDANLIMLASPKWHESLLKLAKMHFNEMAMVPAARNYFHEFCHSEVATLSDPERKHSVLLFRDDDDDVYTSGKMDNLVRLLTRDIPQNLNVAVTEVKLDQPSFMRKYFTALEFVQHMALDLGRYCDTRSRDLISEAAGNMWYHQSTIAADMSAASTA is encoded by the coding sequence GTGTTCTCCGGCATGGGTTGCTCGGCCATCGTCTCCGATGTGACCGGCATCTTCCTCAACGCGGCTGACTCGGGGCTGGAGGTGCACGTCTTCAACGACTACGAGTTCCCGTATCTGATCCCGCGGTCGGTCGTGGACGACGAGGGAACGCTGTTCATCATCAGCTCGTACAGCGGACACTCGGAGGAACCGATCCGGGTGCTGCGAGCGCTGGAGGGCAAGTACCACCGAACTCTGCTGCTCACCTCGGGCGGACGGCTCGCCGACCTTGGCAGGCAGCTGGGCGTGTCGATCGCCAGGTGGGAGCTGAGCGAGCCCGACCGTGAGTACCCGCTGTTCCACGTCGGCCAGTACTTCGCGATCCTGCTCGACATGTTCCTGCGCCTGAAGCTGATCGGCCAGGACCACCGCGCGGAGGTCGCGGCGCTGCCTGATCGGCTGAGCACGGACTTCACCCCGGTGCACCGCGAGCTGGCCAGGACGGCGGCGTCGCGCAGTCGAGACGCGAATCTGATCATGCTCGCGTCGCCGAAGTGGCACGAGAGCCTGCTGAAGCTCGCCAAGATGCACTTCAACGAGATGGCCATGGTTCCGGCCGCGCGCAACTACTTTCACGAGTTCTGCCACAGCGAGGTCGCGACCTTGTCCGACCCGGAGCGCAAGCACAGCGTGCTCCTGTTCCGCGACGACGATGACGATGTCTACACCTCGGGCAAGATGGACAACCTGGTGCGACTGCTGACCCGGGACATCCCGCAGAACCTCAACGTCGCCGTCACGGAGGTCAAGCTCGATCAGCCCTCCTTCATGCGCAAGTATTTCACCGCACTGGAGTTCGTCCAGCACATGGCGCTGGACCTCGGTCGTTACTGCGACACACGCTCGCGGGACCTGATCTCCGAGGCAGCCGGCAACATGTGGTATCACCAGAGCACCATCGCGGCGGACATGTCCGCCGCGAGCACAGCCTGA
- a CDS encoding MFS transporter — MAAHPRRWLILGVVCLAQLVVLLDNTVLNLVIPSLTRDLGATTQDIQWMVNAYSLALAGLLLTAGSLGDRYGQKKAQLAGLALFGAASLASALSQTPAQLIAARAAMGIGGALLMTTTLAVVVRVFEGNEQAKAIGVWGAISSFGFAVGPLVGGVLLTRFWWGSVFLINVPIALVGIIAVAKLVPESRNPRAMRPDSVGAALSTAGMVGVVYAIIASSARGWASVDVLAAAGVGIAAFVAFVRWESRQDEPMFDVALFHNRRFVGAALGGLLVAFGMAGSLFLLTQHLQFVLGHSPIAAGIRLAPLAMTIVGVNLLGLGAKLLVAAGAARTVAIGMSGLAVGLTAVALLDPVFGYPGMLLGLVVMGCGLAMAMPAMVTAIVGAMPARDAGVGAGVQGTVTEFGGGLGVAVLGALLTERFAALLPAPLGADVADSLPDAVAAAGGADMVSRVREAFAAGVNTSQLIGAGAVMAGGLLAALLLRRTSEPTHAQLLRASG, encoded by the coding sequence ATGGCTGCTCATCCACGGCGCTGGCTCATTCTCGGCGTGGTCTGTCTCGCACAATTAGTCGTGTTGCTCGACAATACGGTGCTGAATCTGGTGATTCCCTCGCTCACGAGGGACCTGGGCGCGACGACGCAGGATATTCAATGGATGGTCAACGCCTATTCTTTGGCGCTGGCCGGACTGCTGCTCACCGCGGGCAGTCTCGGTGACCGCTATGGACAGAAGAAGGCGCAGTTGGCCGGGCTCGCGCTCTTCGGCGCCGCGTCACTGGCCTCGGCGCTGAGTCAGACCCCCGCACAGCTGATCGCGGCCAGGGCGGCCATGGGGATCGGGGGCGCACTGCTGATGACGACCACGCTGGCCGTTGTGGTGCGCGTGTTCGAAGGGAACGAACAGGCGAAGGCCATTGGCGTCTGGGGGGCTATCAGCTCCTTCGGATTCGCGGTCGGACCGCTGGTCGGCGGTGTGCTCCTGACCCGCTTCTGGTGGGGTTCGGTCTTCCTTATCAACGTCCCGATCGCACTCGTCGGCATCATCGCCGTGGCGAAACTGGTGCCGGAGAGCCGGAATCCGCGCGCCATGCGGCCGGACTCGGTCGGGGCAGCGCTGTCCACCGCGGGCATGGTCGGCGTCGTGTACGCGATCATCGCGAGTTCGGCGCGGGGTTGGGCGTCGGTCGACGTGCTCGCGGCCGCGGGCGTCGGTATCGCCGCGTTTGTCGCGTTCGTCCGGTGGGAATCGCGCCAGGACGAACCGATGTTCGACGTGGCCCTGTTCCACAACCGACGGTTCGTGGGCGCCGCGCTCGGCGGATTGCTCGTGGCCTTCGGCATGGCCGGGTCCCTTTTCCTGTTGACTCAGCACCTCCAGTTCGTGCTTGGCCACAGTCCGATCGCCGCCGGAATTCGCTTGGCGCCCCTGGCCATGACGATCGTCGGGGTGAACCTGCTCGGGCTCGGCGCCAAGCTGTTGGTCGCGGCGGGCGCGGCCAGGACGGTGGCGATCGGCATGTCCGGGCTGGCGGTCGGACTGACCGCGGTGGCGCTGCTCGACCCGGTGTTCGGCTACCCAGGGATGCTTCTCGGCTTGGTGGTCATGGGCTGTGGGCTCGCCATGGCGATGCCCGCCATGGTCACGGCCATTGTGGGAGCGATGCCCGCGCGCGACGCCGGGGTCGGGGCGGGCGTGCAGGGAACCGTCACCGAGTTCGGTGGTGGCCTCGGCGTCGCCGTGCTCGGCGCGCTGCTCACCGAGCGCTTCGCGGCGCTGCTGCCTGCGCCGCTCGGCGCCGATGTCGCCGATTCGCTGCCGGACGCCGTCGCCGCCGCGGGCGGCGCGGACATGGTGTCGAGGGTGCGCGAGGCCTTCGCCGCCGGAGTCAACACCAGCCAGCTCATCGGTGCGGGCGCCGTCATGGCGGGCGGCTTGCTCGCCGCCCTCCTGCTGCGCAGGACATCGGAACCGACACACGCACAATTGCTGCGGGCGAGCGGCTGA
- a CDS encoding SDR family NAD(P)-dependent oxidoreductase: MTDRVAVITGGTKGIGLSFSRRMVHLGYRVIAVYRDDDASAEELATELRGDVVPIRADVSDPAQVSRLAESVLAGHGAPHVLVNNAGRNIDGPFLDMSHAAWRQVLDTNLSGPFYLAKEFAPEMLHLDQPSIVNIGSTTAIRPRLDGVNYCASKAGLLHLTKCLAMELAPTIRVNCLIPGMIDTVEMNTRFRTGEPAARAAMLAEIPQRRIGSPDEMADALEFLIGDGARYVTGQKLIVDGGQFMW; this comes from the coding sequence ATGACTGATCGGGTCGCCGTCATCACCGGTGGAACCAAGGGGATCGGCTTGAGTTTCAGCAGGCGAATGGTCCACCTTGGTTATCGCGTGATCGCCGTGTATCGCGATGACGACGCGAGCGCGGAGGAGTTGGCAACCGAACTACGGGGTGATGTTGTTCCGATTCGAGCGGATGTGTCGGATCCCGCCCAGGTCAGCCGCCTTGCCGAGTCGGTGCTGGCCGGCCATGGCGCTCCTCACGTCCTGGTCAACAACGCAGGCCGGAATATCGACGGACCCTTTCTTGACATGTCCCATGCGGCCTGGCGGCAGGTGTTGGACACGAATCTGTCAGGACCGTTCTACCTGGCGAAGGAGTTTGCCCCTGAAATGCTTCACCTCGATCAGCCGTCGATCGTCAATATCGGTTCGACGACTGCGATTCGCCCGCGACTCGACGGCGTCAACTATTGTGCGAGCAAAGCCGGCCTACTACACCTCACTAAATGTCTCGCGATGGAGCTCGCGCCGACCATCCGGGTGAACTGCCTGATTCCCGGTATGATCGACACCGTAGAGATGAACACGCGTTTTCGGACGGGAGAGCCTGCCGCCCGGGCGGCGATGCTCGCGGAGATTCCGCAGCGCAGAATCGGTTCGCCGGACGAGATGGCCGACGCGCTGGAATTTCTGATCGGCGACGGAGCCAGGTATGTGACTGGACAAAAACTGATTGTCGATGGCGGCCAGTTCATGTGGTAG